In Deltaproteobacteria bacterium, the DNA window GAAGGTCTGTTATTGTTATTGGCCCTGATTTAAAACTTCATCAATGCGGACTGCCGAAGAGAATGGCACTGGAACTCTTTAAGCCGTTCATTTACCACAAACTTGAGGAAAGAGGTTATTGCACAACCATAAAGGCTGCAAAAAAGATGGTAGAGAAAGAAAAGTCTGAAGTATGGGATGTGCTTGACGAAGTTATAAGGGAGCATCCTGTACTCTTAAACAGGGCACCCACCCTGCATCGTCTTGGCATTCAGGCATTTGAGCCTGTTCTTATAGAAGGCAAGGCAATACAACTTCATCCCCTTGTATGTACTGCATTCAATGCAGACTTTGACGGTGACCAGATGGCTGTCCATATTCCATTGTCTATTGAGGCACAGGCAGAGGCAAGGATCCTTATGATGTCAACAAACAATATCCTTTCCCCTGCCTCTGGTAAGCCCATAATTATCCCAACGCAGGATATTGTTCTTGGACTCTACTACCTTACAAGGGAAAGATATGGTGTAAAGGGGGAGGGAAGGCTGTTCTCCTCTCCAGAAGAAGTGAGGATAGCATACGATACAGGTGTGGTTAATCTGCAGGCATGCATAAAGGTCAGGATAGATGGAGAGATTGAAGAAACTACAGTTGGAAGGATTATACTCAGGGAAATCGTCCCTTCTGAAGTCCCATTTGATTTAATAAACATGGTAATGGATAAGAAGCATCTGGCAAACCTGATTGATACCTGCTACAGGGCTGCAGGTGATAAAAAGACTGTTATACTTGCTGACCAACTTAAGAATATGGGGTACTGGTACGCAACAAAGGCAGGCATATCAATATGTATTGATGATATGAAGATACCTGCAGAAAAGACCGAAGTGCTTGACAAGGCGTATAAAGAGGTTCAGGAGATTCAAAAGCAGTATAACGAAGGGCTGATAACAGATGGTGAGAGGTATAATAAGGTTATAGATATATGGGCCAGGGCAGCTGAAGAGGTTAAGGCAGCGATGCTTAAGGGACTTGGAACAGAAACAGCTCTTGATGAAAATGGCAAAGAGAAAAAGGTTCCGAGTTTTAATCCAATATTTATGATGGCAGATTCAGGGGCAAGGGGTTCTGCTGAACAGATAAGACAGCTGGCTGGCATGAGGGGTCTTATGGCAAAACCATCAGGTGAGATTATAGAGGCGCCAATTACAGCCAATTTCAGAGAAGGGTTGACAGTTCTGCAGTACTTTATCTCTACACATGGTGCGAGGAAAGGTCTTGCTGATACCGCGCTCAAGACAGCAAATTCAGGTTATCTTACCAGAAGGCTCGTTGATGTTGCGCAGGATGTTATAATTGCAGAAGATGATTGCGAAACCATAGACGGCATCTATATGTCATCCCTTATGGAGGGCGGTGAGATTGTAGAGCCTATTGGAGAGAGGATTCTCGGCAGGGTTGCCCTTGAAGATATAGTTGACCCATTCAGCGATAAAATCATTATTGAAGCAAATGATGAGATAGATGAGGATAAGGTAAAACAGATAGATGATGCAGGTATTGAAAAGATAAAGATAAGGTCAGTTCTGACATGCAGGTCCAAGAGAGGTATATGCAGAAAATGTTATGGGAGGGACCTTGCCAGAGGCAGAATCGCTGATATCGGTGAGGCAGTAGGAGTCATTGCAGCACAGTCTATAGGTGAACCAGGGACCCAGTTGACCATGAGGACATTTCATATCGGTGGTACAGCAAGCAGGATGGCAGCACAGACTGCCATAGAGGCAAGGCACGACGGTATTATAAAATTTCATGACTTTACTATTGCTGCTAACTCAAGAGGCGATCTTGTTACAATGAACAGACGCGGCGAGATTATTATACAGGATGAACATGGAAGAGAACGGGAGAGAAACCCGGTTACATATGGTGCCAAACTCAAGGTTAAAGAAGGGCAGAAGGTAAAGGCAGGCACAGTCCTTGCAGAATGGGACCCATATACTATACCAATAATTGCAGAGACATCAGGAAGAATCAAGTTCGGTGATATAGAAGAAGGCAAGACTATAAAAGAACAGGTTGATGAGATTACAGGACTTTCCAGTAAGGTCATAGTCAGTCATAAGGAAGGCGATTTTAGACCAAGGGTTTCCATAAAGGATTCAAGCGGTAAGACATTGAAGGTGCCCGGCAGGGATATAGAGGCAAGGTATCTGTTGCCTGTAGGTGCAATTATTATGGCTTCGGAATGGGACGAGATTAAGGCAGGTGATGTTATAGCGAAGATTCCGAGAGAGACAACAAAGACAAAGGATATTACAGGAGGTCTGCCAAGGGTTGCAGAACTCTTTGAGGCAAGGAAACCTAAGGAATGTGCTGTGATAAGCGAGATTGATGGTATAGTGTCATTTGGAAAAGACACTAAGGGGAAAAGGAAGATAATTATTACACCAGAGATTGGAGAACCCAAAGAATATCTTATTCCAAAAGGCAAACATATAAGTGTACGCGATGGTGATATGGTTGGGGCAGGGGAACCATTGATGGACGGTTCTGTAAATCCGCATGATATATTGAGTGTTCTTGGTGTTCAGGAACTGGCAAAGTATCTGGTGGATGAGGTTCAGGAGGTTTATAGATTGCAGGGGGTTAAAATCAATGACAAACATATTGAGGTCATAGTGAGGCAGATGCTTAGAAAGGTAAAGATTAAGGATACAGGAGATACGGACCTTCTTACAGGTGAACAGGTTGACAGGGCTGTATTTGAAGAAGAGAATGCAAAGGTTCTTGCAAAGAAGGGTAGACCTGCAACAGCAGAACCGCTTTTGCAGGGTATAACAAAGGCATCGCTTTCAACGGATAGTTTTATCTCCGCTGCATCGTTTCAGGAGACCACAAGGGTCCTGACAGAGGCAAGTATATCTGGCAGGATAGATTATTTGAGGGGGCTTAAGGAAAATGTCATTATGGGGAGGCTTATACCTGCTGGCACAGGTTTTCATAAGTATAAAAATGTAGATATAGTATCTGAAGTGCCGCAGGAGCAGGAAATTGCAGAAAAACAGTAAGAAAACACTAAACTGCCAAAAACTGCTTGACAAGTAAAATCTAAGTTGATAGATTAAATAAATTTTACTCCACCTGTAAACCTTAATTATACAGTGGTAGTAAGTAAGTTTGAAAGAAAGAGGGTTTTTATCAGATGCCAACAGTAAATCAACTTGTAAGAAAGGGTAGACAAAAGGTAAGGTGTAAAACCTCGTCTCCTGCACTTAAGGAATGTCCGCAGAAGAGAGGGGTTTGCACAAGGGTTTATACTACTACCCCTAAGAAGCCAAACTCTGCACTCAGAAAGGTTGCGAGGGTAAGACTCACAAATGGTATGGAAGTTACTTCGTATATACCGGGCATAGGGCATAACCTTCAGGAACATTCTGTTGTTCTTATACGCGGTGGAAGGGTTAAGGACCTGCCTGGTGTAAGGTATCACATAGTAAGGGGAACCCTTGACTCAGTTGGTGTGCAGAACAGGAAGCAGAGTCGTTCAAAATACGGCGCAAAGAAACCTAAGTAAATTGTAAATTGAAGATTGTAAATTGGGAATTGCAAAATGTTTATAAAATTTAAAATCTGAAACTTACAATTTCCATTTTACAATGGAGCGAAGCGACAAGGAGGTTTTTAAATGTCAAGAAAAGGGAAAACCCCTAAAAGAGATATACTGCCAGATCCTAAATACAATGATAAACTTATTACCAGATTTGTTAATGGTATAATGAAAGAGGGCAAGAAAAGCCTTGCTGAATCTATACTATATAAATCTCTGGACAGGATAAAGGAAAAGACAAAGGATGATCCAATAAAAATTCTTAAGAAGGCAATTGATAATGTTAAGCCGTCTGTTGAGGTAAGGTCAAGAAGGGTTGGAGGTGCTACATATCAGGTGCCTGTGGAAGTTAGAAGTGATAGAAAACTGGCACTTGCCATAAGATGGTTGACAGCATATGCCGATACGAGAAGTGAAAAGTCAATGGTTGAAAAATTGGCAGGCGAACTAATGGATGCATATAATAATAAGGGCAGTGCGGTTAAAAAGAGAGAGGATGTGCATAAGATGGCAGAGGCAAATAAGGCATTTGCCCATTACAGGTGGTAAGTTTTTTTAATATTAATTGTAAATTGAAGATTGAAAATTGAAAATTTTAAAATGAAAAAGCAAACAAATTTACAATTTAAAATTTACAATTTGCATTTTCCAATAGGAGCAAAGCGACAAGATGGCAAGGGTAGTATCATTAGAAAAGACAAGAAATATAGGGATAATGGCACATATAGATGCAGGGAAGACTACTACAACAGAAAGGATTCTCTATTATACAGGTGTTTCTTATAAAATCGGTGAAGTGCATGACGGAACTGCAGTTATGGACTGGATGGTTCAGGAACAGGAAAGAGGCATTACCATTACATCTGCTGCAACCACATGCTTATGGAAAGACAACCGCATCAACATCATTGACACACCCGGGCATGTAGATTTTACAATAGAGGTAGAAAGATCTTTGCGGGTTTTAGATGGTGCTGTAGCGGTATTTTGTGCAGTTGGCGGTGTTGAACCGCAGTCAGAAACAGTTTGGAGACAGGCTGACAAATATCGTGTCCCAAGGATTGCATTTGTAAATAAGATGGATAGAGTTGGGGCAGATTACACACGAGTTATAAATATGATGGTTGACAGACTCAAGACAAGACCTGCTGTAATACAACTGCCTGTTGGTTCAGAGGATAATTTTAGAGGTGTTGTTGACCTTGTAAATATGAATGCAGTTATATGGGATGAGTCAACTTTAGGTGCGAAATATCATCTCGAAGAAATCCCTGCAGACATGAAAGAGATTGCTCAGCAGTACAGAGATAAACTTATAGAGACAGCAGCAGACTTTGATGAGAGACTTATGGAAAGGTATTTAAACGGCGAAAATATAAGTGCGGCTGAGCTCAAGGCTGCTATTAGAAAAGGGACGATTTCAATGGGTATAACGCCTACTATATGCGGCTCATCCTTTAAAAACAAGGGTGTTCAGCCTATGCTGGATGCTGTTATAGATTATCTTCCTGCGCCAGTAGATATCCCTGCTAAAACAGGTATTAACCCTGATACAAATCAGGAGGAGACAAGGGAGACTAATGACAACGCTCCATTTGCTGCACTTGCCTTCAAGATAATGACAGACCAGTTTGTCGGGCAACTAACATTTTTCAGGGTATATTCAGGGACCCTTGATTCAGGCTCATATATATATAATGCTACAAAGGGGC includes these proteins:
- the rpoC gene encoding DNA-directed RNA polymerase subunit beta' codes for the protein RRVINRNNRLKRLMELSAPDIIVRNEKRMLQEAVDALFDNGRRGRVVTGQNKRPLKSLSDMIKGKGGRFRQNLLGKRVDYSGRSVIVIGPDLKLHQCGLPKRMALELFKPFIYHKLEERGYCTTIKAAKKMVEKEKSEVWDVLDEVIREHPVLLNRAPTLHRLGIQAFEPVLIEGKAIQLHPLVCTAFNADFDGDQMAVHIPLSIEAQAEARILMMSTNNILSPASGKPIIIPTQDIVLGLYYLTRERYGVKGEGRLFSSPEEVRIAYDTGVVNLQACIKVRIDGEIEETTVGRIILREIVPSEVPFDLINMVMDKKHLANLIDTCYRAAGDKKTVILADQLKNMGYWYATKAGISICIDDMKIPAEKTEVLDKAYKEVQEIQKQYNEGLITDGERYNKVIDIWARAAEEVKAAMLKGLGTETALDENGKEKKVPSFNPIFMMADSGARGSAEQIRQLAGMRGLMAKPSGEIIEAPITANFREGLTVLQYFISTHGARKGLADTALKTANSGYLTRRLVDVAQDVIIAEDDCETIDGIYMSSLMEGGEIVEPIGERILGRVALEDIVDPFSDKIIIEANDEIDEDKVKQIDDAGIEKIKIRSVLTCRSKRGICRKCYGRDLARGRIADIGEAVGVIAAQSIGEPGTQLTMRTFHIGGTASRMAAQTAIEARHDGIIKFHDFTIAANSRGDLVTMNRRGEIIIQDEHGRERERNPVTYGAKLKVKEGQKVKAGTVLAEWDPYTIPIIAETSGRIKFGDIEEGKTIKEQVDEITGLSSKVIVSHKEGDFRPRVSIKDSSGKTLKVPGRDIEARYLLPVGAIIMASEWDEIKAGDVIAKIPRETTKTKDITGGLPRVAELFEARKPKECAVISEIDGIVSFGKDTKGKRKIIITPEIGEPKEYLIPKGKHISVRDGDMVGAGEPLMDGSVNPHDILSVLGVQELAKYLVDEVQEVYRLQGVKINDKHIEVIVRQMLRKVKIKDTGDTDLLTGEQVDRAVFEEENAKVLAKKGRPATAEPLLQGITKASLSTDSFISAASFQETTRVLTEASISGRIDYLRGLKENVIMGRLIPAGTGFHKYKNVDIVSEVPQEQEIAEKQ
- a CDS encoding 30S ribosomal protein S12 yields the protein MPTVNQLVRKGRQKVRCKTSSPALKECPQKRGVCTRVYTTTPKKPNSALRKVARVRLTNGMEVTSYIPGIGHNLQEHSVVLIRGGRVKDLPGVRYHIVRGTLDSVGVQNRKQSRSKYGAKKPK
- the rpsG gene encoding 30S ribosomal protein S7, whose protein sequence is MSRKGKTPKRDILPDPKYNDKLITRFVNGIMKEGKKSLAESILYKSLDRIKEKTKDDPIKILKKAIDNVKPSVEVRSRRVGGATYQVPVEVRSDRKLALAIRWLTAYADTRSEKSMVEKLAGELMDAYNNKGSAVKKREDVHKMAEANKAFAHYRW
- the fusA gene encoding elongation factor G, whose protein sequence is MARVVSLEKTRNIGIMAHIDAGKTTTTERILYYTGVSYKIGEVHDGTAVMDWMVQEQERGITITSAATTCLWKDNRINIIDTPGHVDFTIEVERSLRVLDGAVAVFCAVGGVEPQSETVWRQADKYRVPRIAFVNKMDRVGADYTRVINMMVDRLKTRPAVIQLPVGSEDNFRGVVDLVNMNAVIWDESTLGAKYHLEEIPADMKEIAQQYRDKLIETAADFDERLMERYLNGENISAAELKAAIRKGTISMGITPTICGSSFKNKGVQPMLDAVIDYLPAPVDIPAKTGINPDTNQEETRETNDNAPFAALAFKIMTDQFVGQLTFFRVYSGTLDSGSYIYNATKGHKERIGRLLKMHANKREDIKEVYAGDIAAAVGLKNTITGDTLCDENKPIILESIDFPEPVMSIAIEPKTKADQEKLGISLQKLAIEDPSFRVKTDEETGQTIISGMGELHLEIIVDRLLREFKVEANVGKPQVAYKETITKKVEVEGKYIRQTGGRGQYGHVWINVEPMEPGGGFVFENDIVGGTVPKEYIPAVEKGIREAIDTGVLAGYPAVDIKVSLFDGSYHDVDSSEMAFKIAGSMAFKDGCRKASPILLEPIMDVEVVVPEQFMGDVIGNLSSRRGRIMGMDTRAGFQVIQSKVPLANMFGYSTDLRSATQGRATFTMQFSHYEQVPSSVAEDIIAKVQGK